Within the Cervus canadensis isolate Bull #8, Minnesota chromosome 17, ASM1932006v1, whole genome shotgun sequence genome, the region GTCTGAGCCCCACCCCAGCGCCCTGCCATTACCACCTGGAGAAGACCCACCCGCCTGGGGAACGCAGGGCTCCTGAGTACTCCTTTGGCTTCCGGTGCCCATACCGAGTGATGGACCCCAATCCGGGCCCCAACCAGTACCAGATGCCACTCCTGCTGGGGCCCAACCTCCCTGCCAACAAAGCTGCCCCTTGCTATAGCTTCGCCCACTTGGACAAGAACTGGTTCTACAAGAATATGGCAACAGGCCCCGGACCAGCTGCACACACCCGGCCGGAGCCGTCCGTCTATCAGAACCGCGGCCCCGTCTACAGCATGGCCAAGCGCTTTGGCTACTTGGCGGACCACACACCTCGGCCTGGCCCCGGCTCCCACAATGTCCAGCAGGTCACGGTACACAAGCCCCGCCCGCCCGCTTTCACCATGGGCGTCAAGCATTCAGCCCACCTATGCCCGCTGATCGTCGACGTTCACGACTGAGGCCCCACCTGGTCACTCCTCCCCGCCACCCTGTCCCCAGAAGTTATTTTTCTATACCAAATTGAGCAACTTACTCAGGTTTTAAGTAGCAGAGCTGGTGCCTGCTGTCTCCAGCACGTAGAAGGCGttagataaatattttcatttatttattccttggTTTTGCAAACACAGCTGCTTTCTTTGGGCCCTGCCCTGGGTGAGGAGCTGGGGATACTGGGAGGTGTAGGAGAGGTCCTTGTCCAGGAGATGTTCTGCTGTGGCTCATCAGGGGAGACAGCTCTGTGTCCCCCAAGGAGCTCTGGGTAGAGACCCCGGGGAGCTGAGTTCCGGCCCCGAATCTGCCCCTGGAGTGCTGTGTGGCCTTGTGCAGCTCACACACCTCTTTGGGCCTTGGTGAGCGGGGAGGAGGCACCTAGGGGATGGCCAAGTTCCCTCCAGCCCCTGAATTGTTTGATTCTGATCCCAGATGGTGGCCAGCATCCGAGAGAGGAGTGAGGAGCAGGGTGAGTGGGTGTGCGCACAGGAAGGAGGGGCCATGCTggttggggatggggggagggcagTTTTCCTGGGGGAGGAACCCCAGGAATGAGCAGAGACTGTGAGTAACATGGAGCATATCATTGGTGGAGGTAAAGATGAAGAGGATGGCACACAGGTGGGACCCAAGGGTACAAGAGTAGGGAACCAGGGCGGGCTCAGAGGACGGGCACCTGGGCTCTTGGAGGCTGGCCTGCAATGAGACTAGATGGTGGGCAGCTTGACGGGGACTCAGGATTTGTCCTCAGGGTGTTGGGGCTGGAGGAGATGTGGTCTTTTCAGAATTCCTTGGGCAGTGAGAGCAGGTTGGGCAAGATGGGCAGAGCCTGGAGGCTAGGGATCAGCGtatgggggaaggaaaggggaagggagcTTCTTTAATTCTTGGAGGAGGGTCTGTATGTCACATGCTGTCTTTGGAGTCACCAGTGTGTCCCCGCCCCAACCACTTAGCCCTAGTGTCTAAGCTCTAGTGTCTTAGCTCTAGTGTCTGGcagcagaggagaggggagagctgTGAACTGACCAGTAGGGGGCAGTGTTGCCTCACTCATGAGTCCAGGCAGCGCTCAGAGCCCCTACCCCTTCTGGCTTTGCGGGTTTTGAATTGCCTGGTGCCCGCTCTCCTGCTGGTCTCTGGGGAGGCTGGGGTCTTGGGGGCTGGTGTTTGTCCTTCTTTAATTCTTGGTATCCAGATCCCCTGTTCTGATTGCCCTCATCCCTAAGACAAGCCCCTCTCCTATCTCCCCtggccacaggagatgtggggagCACTGGCCCTGCTGCTCTACAGCCCCTGGAAGTGAGAAAAGGGCAGCAGGAACTGTGGAGGGAGGGGGGCTTAGGGAAGCAAGAGGGGAGGCTGAATCTGCCCCAGACCTGATGGCTCAGGCAGAGGCACGTTCCTCCGCAGCCCCTGTCCCCGaagcagagggaggcaggaggaaggggctgCTAGGAACCAGTGTCTGATGGCTCATCCCTGCGAATTTGAGCAATATGcaagttttatctttatttttaaaatgttgtttattcatttttggctgtgctgggtctttgctgctgcatgggctttcttcTCCAGTTgccgtgagtgggggctactctctcgtcGCGGTGCACGGGctgctcactgcggtggcttctactgttgtggagcaccggctctagggcacatgggctcattAGTCACGGCGTGTGGGCTCACGCCGTGGTTCTTGGACCCTAGAGTACTGGCtcgatagttgtggtgcacaggcttcgttgctctgcggcatgtgggatcttcccggaccagggatcgaacccgcgtctcctacgttggcaggaggcttctttaccactgatccaccagggaagtccaatattcAGGttttaactgaaaatgaaaatggtatTGAAGAACTAACTTTAGGTAGAAAGGAGCAGAGACTATCtttggaatattaaaaagaaacaaacaactgaatatttaaaaagggGGGTTTGCAGAAAACCCCACTGGGGTCATTCTTGACTCTGGGCTTGAAAtgtcctccccttcccaccccagtgTGCAGGCCTGGGGTATTGTGTCTGTCCTATCCTCCCCACTCCTTCACAAGTCTGGTCTGGGCAGGCTCGAGAGACAGCCAGTGAGCTCGGGGACCCATCTGTCTTGCAGCAGATTAGAAAGACGTCGTTTTGCCGACAATGCCATTTATCATGGTGGCTGCAAAAATTAGTGATGCTTGGGCTGAATGTGTtggttgggggcaggggctggcagGTGGCAGTGGCTGATGCTCTCCAGTGTCACCAGGTCGGGGAAACTACAGGCCAGCCTCTGAGTAGGGGTTTTCTGATTTAATGATCAGGTCATTCCAAGGCCCTCcattagaaaaaagaagaaaactgaggcccagagccaGGGAAATAGCTTTGGCCAGATGACAAGATAATGGCCTGtctctaaataaataaaggctCAGTTCATGACCAAGGTCAGGGCTCAGTGTGTGACCAGGATCAGGGCTCAGTATGTCATCAGGGTCAGGGCTAAGTGTGTGACGGGGTCAGGACTCAGAGTGTGATTGGGTTTGGTAAGCAGAGTCAGGCTCAGTTTGGGGTGAGTTATTTTAGGACTTACATAGTCTtaatatgttatattatattaGGACTAAATGTTAGTCTTTACCTCTGTGGCTCGGTCTGGGGCAGACCTTCAGCCTAGTGGCCCCAGATGCTACCAGATAAGGATGGGCCAGGGCTGGGTATTTGCCCCAGAGCTAG harbors:
- the ODF3L1 gene encoding outer dense fiber protein 3-like protein 1, which translates into the protein MKLSKGVKNPVFYGQQPEKKVPVSSGHEIKQTPVVLAMLKGPGPAKYLWPSCTGYIDHDVSMFQEPAYTLHARHSEKRIMDIRSPGPCYFLDPKITRFGMASCPQVPMAEHISNLRLSPTPAPCHYHLEKTHPPGERRAPEYSFGFRCPYRVMDPNPGPNQYQMPLLLGPNLPANKAAPCYSFAHLDKNWFYKNMATGPGPAAHTRPEPSVYQNRGPVYSMAKRFGYLADHTPRPGPGSHNVQQVTVHKPRPPAFTMGVKHSAHLCPLIVDVHD